The Tolypothrix sp. PCC 7712 region CAAAGATAACCGCTTTATTTGGCTGGCATTAATTGTTATCGGGTTAATCTTGGGATACTTGGTTTGGCTGAATATTTAATTGTCAAAAGTCCAAAGTTTAAAACTTTTGGATGTGAATTTTCCACCTATATCTTTCAGGTGGGAAAATAGCGATAGGGCTGAAAAGGATGAAGGATGAAAGTTTTTCAATATTTATGCTCTATTCATTTATCTGTGGGTTAATTTCATACTTTAGCCCTGATACTTTATCCTTCATCCTTGAACATCTGATACTCGCGGAGACTAATTATTGATGAATTCGTCATATCTAGGAAAAGTTTTCCATTGGTTAATTAAACCGTTAAGTTTTGTTATAAAAACAAGAGAATTGTTAACAAAATTTTTTGGCTATAAATCAATTAACTCCATCTTTTCTTTCTCCCAAAAAAGCAGCAACGCCAAAACATCAAAACCGATTTTATGGGTAGTCATCTTAGCATCATTACTGTTAACTGGTTGTGTGCAGTATGACGTAGGCGTAAACTTTAGCAACTCCAATCATGGGGAATTAGTGCAGCATATTAAATTAGGAGAAAAGCTTACCAGTTTTAGTGGCGACTATGTTTATGAATGGTTAAACAGTATAGAACGTCGCGCCCGCAAACTGGAAGGGAAAGCAAAGCGAATTTCTCCAGAAGAAGTGATTGTGACGATTCCTTTCACTAATGGGCAAGAATTACAAGCAAAATTTAATGAGTTTTTTAGCTCCCACATCAATCAAAACACTGAGCCTGTAGCCGCTGAATCTGACTCAGAACTACCAAAAGTTGAATCTAACTTACTCATAGAGGAGAACAATTTTTTACTATTGGTACGCGATCGCGTAATTTATGATTTAGATTTGCGATCGCTCTCGCTAATTGCTAGTGATGGTAATGTTTTAGCCAACGCAGGTTCAATTCTCGATTTGAATTTTAGTTTGAAAACCCCATTGGGAGCGCAAAACATCCCCATTGGTGAAAATCCCATTGAGCCAGAAAAGATTAACAATCAACTAGTGTGGAAGCTAAGAACTGGGGAACTCAACCACATAGAAGTAGTTTTTTGGCTTCCTAGTCCCCTTGGTATTGGTGCATTGCTAATTGCTTTGTTTGTCTGGGGTGGAATCTATCTCAGATATACATTTATGCCCGATCCCAGATTGCAGTTTGCGCCAAAACCAGCAGTATCAGAATAGTGCTGAGTGCTGAGTGCTGAGTTCTGAGTGCTGAGTCTCCAGCGTTAGAGGCGACTAGCTTTACTAAGTCCAAGCGAGTTTTTAACTCTGAACTCTTGTACAGACGCGATTAATCGCGTCTCTCAGAGCACTTAGCACTTTCAACTCAGCACTTATTAAGGAGATAAACGCTCAATTTTCCAATCGCCATTATCTATACGAGTATAAAGCAAGCGATCGTGTAGGCGACTAGGACGACCTTGCCAAAACTCAATTTCTGTGGGAATGACACGCAAGCCTCCCCAATTCACAGGCCGAGGAATCTCCTGAGTTTCATATTTGTCCTGCAATTCTTGCAAGCGCTGCTCTAAAACTTCTCGGCTTTCTATCACCTCGCTTTGATTAGAAGCCCATGCACCCAAGCGACTATTTTCAGGACGGCTGTAAAAATATTGATCGGATTCCGCCTCCGAAACTTGCTCAACCTGTCCTGTTA contains the following coding sequences:
- a CDS encoding DUF3153 domain-containing protein, producing the protein MNSSYLGKVFHWLIKPLSFVIKTRELLTKFFGYKSINSIFSFSQKSSNAKTSKPILWVVILASLLLTGCVQYDVGVNFSNSNHGELVQHIKLGEKLTSFSGDYVYEWLNSIERRARKLEGKAKRISPEEVIVTIPFTNGQELQAKFNEFFSSHINQNTEPVAAESDSELPKVESNLLIEENNFLLLVRDRVIYDLDLRSLSLIASDGNVLANAGSILDLNFSLKTPLGAQNIPIGENPIEPEKINNQLVWKLRTGELNHIEVVFWLPSPLGIGALLIALFVWGGIYLRYTFMPDPRLQFAPKPAVSE